A single genomic interval of bacterium harbors:
- the hisD gene encoding histidinol dehydrogenase: MILRYPEDRKSIGEIKNRGLDEKIIEKTREIILSVKKGGDSSVLKFTKKFDKISLSSLRVNEREIFLAYKDIKRDDIEAIKKAIKNISTFHKRQLRKTWKKTEKGKIMGEIIKPIKRVGLYIPGGKFPLVSTLLMTAIPAKIAGVSEIAVASPPPINPYILGICYLLKINEVYQMGGAQAIAGFAYGTETIKGVDLIAGPGNIYVTSAKRLVFGDVGIDLLAGPSEILIIADYTCNPEFVSLDLLAQAEHATGGFSILITSSKTLAREVEKNVGNKATIIITKNLNEACYLSNLFSPEHLCLYTKEPERLLEKIENAGAIFLGQYSPVALGDYIAGPSHVLPTLQSARFFSGLSVSTFQKRISLISYIKDGVLEDKDAIRLAEIEGLIKHKESIEKRCKS, encoded by the coding sequence ATGATATTAAGGTATCCAGAGGATAGAAAGAGCATAGGAGAGATAAAAAATAGGGGTCTTGATGAGAAGATTATAGAAAAAACAAGGGAAATTATCTTATCGGTAAAAAAAGGTGGCGATTCTTCTGTTTTAAAATTTACAAAAAAATTTGATAAAATCTCCCTTTCCTCTTTAAGGGTGAATGAAAGGGAGATTTTTCTTGCCTACAAGGATATAAAAAGGGATGATATAGAAGCTATAAAGAAGGCGATTAAAAACATTAGCACCTTTCATAAAAGGCAATTGAGGAAAACCTGGAAGAAAACAGAAAAGGGAAAGATAATGGGTGAAATCATAAAGCCTATAAAAAGGGTAGGTTTATACATCCCAGGAGGCAAATTTCCCCTTGTCTCAACCCTCCTTATGACAGCAATTCCAGCAAAGATAGCAGGTGTTTCTGAGATTGCTGTAGCTTCTCCTCCACCAATAAACCCCTATATCCTTGGAATATGCTATCTCCTTAAAATCAATGAGGTTTATCAAATGGGAGGAGCCCAGGCAATTGCAGGCTTTGCTTATGGAACAGAGACGATAAAGGGGGTTGATTTAATAGCAGGACCTGGAAATATCTATGTAACCTCTGCAAAGAGGCTTGTTTTTGGTGATGTGGGAATTGACCTTCTGGCAGGTCCATCAGAAATTTTAATAATTGCAGATTATACTTGCAATCCAGAATTTGTAAGCCTTGACCTCCTTGCCCAGGCAGAACATGCAACTGGCGGATTTTCTATATTGATAACAAGCTCAAAAACCCTTGCAAGGGAGGTTGAAAAAAATGTAGGCAATAAGGCAACAATAATAATTACAAAAAATCTAAATGAGGCTTGCTATCTTTCCAATCTATTTTCTCCTGAGCACCTTTGTCTTTATACAAAAGAGCCAGAGAGACTTTTAGAGAAAATTGAAAATGCAGGTGCTATATTCCTTGGCCAATATTCCCCTGTTGCCCTGGGTGATTATATTGCAGGACCTTCCCATGTCCTTCCAACCTTACAAAGTGCGAGGTTTTTCTCAGGGCTTTCTGTATCCACATTTCAAAAGAGGATTTCCCTTATCTCCTATATCAAAGATGGGGTATTAGAGGATAAGGATGCTATCAGATTGGCAGAAATTGAGGGCCTTATAAAGCACAAAGAAAGTATAGAAAAGAGATGTAAATCCTAA